One genomic region from Glaciimonas sp. PAMC28666 encodes:
- the orn gene encoding oligoribonuclease, whose protein sequence is MSQAIDSSTPSAPVEAPLRPNEFNLIWVDMEMTGLDPDAERIIEVAVVVTDPQLNILAEGPVFAIHQSDAFLDGMDAWNKGTHGRSGLIERVKTSTVTEAEAETELIAFLRKYVPNGKSPMCGNTICQDRRFMARGMPKLEAFFHYRNLDVSTLKELCKRWKPELASGFKKHQKHTALADILESIEELKYYREHFIKE, encoded by the coding sequence ATGTCACAAGCTATCGATTCATCGACACCATCCGCGCCCGTTGAGGCACCATTACGTCCGAATGAATTCAATCTGATCTGGGTTGATATGGAAATGACCGGTCTTGACCCTGATGCAGAACGCATTATTGAGGTAGCGGTGGTCGTCACCGACCCGCAACTAAATATTTTGGCCGAAGGGCCGGTTTTCGCTATTCATCAGTCGGACGCTTTTCTGGATGGCATGGATGCATGGAACAAAGGAACCCACGGGCGCTCGGGCTTGATTGAACGCGTAAAAACGTCCACCGTGACCGAAGCGGAAGCCGAAACCGAGCTGATCGCCTTCTTGCGCAAATATGTCCCAAACGGTAAATCGCCGATGTGCGGCAACACCATTTGTCAGGATCGCCGCTTCATGGCGCGCGGTATGCCGAAGCTGGAGGCGTTCTTCCACTATCGTAATCTGGATGTATCGACATTAAAAGAATTGTGCAAACGCTGGAAGCCTGAGTTGGCCAGTGGCTTTAAGAAACATCAAAAGCACACCGCGCTAGCCGATATTCTTGAGTCGATTGAAGAGTTGAAATACTACCGTGAACATTTCATCAAGGAGTAA
- the rsgA gene encoding ribosome small subunit-dependent GTPase A: protein MVDHYKPKPGKAAKIGIANAVGVVIAAHGRHYLVQALVDGESLKLHCVTRGKKSDVAVGDKVNLNMTSKNQAVIESLGERRSLLYRSDQYKSKLLAANVSQLFIVVATEPGFTDDLISRALVAAEAAGVAAHIILNKTDIAASLPRTRERLQPYAKLGYPIHEVSAMGAPEQTCATLMPLLENQSTILIGQSGMGKSSIINLIVPDADIATREISAALDTGKHTTTFTRLYEVNPAKHDETYIIDSPGFQEFGLYQLSEGMLERAFREFEPFLGKCKFYNCHHLIEPNCAVLEAVQEGKIAPMRHQLYKQLLHESSQTLY, encoded by the coding sequence ATGGTTGATCATTACAAACCCAAGCCGGGTAAAGCAGCAAAAATCGGGATCGCCAATGCGGTCGGCGTGGTCATCGCCGCCCACGGTCGCCATTATCTGGTGCAGGCGCTCGTGGATGGAGAGTCGCTAAAGCTGCACTGCGTGACACGCGGCAAGAAGAGCGACGTTGCTGTCGGCGACAAGGTCAATCTGAACATGACCTCCAAAAATCAGGCCGTGATCGAATCCCTCGGCGAACGCCGTAGCCTGTTATATCGTTCGGATCAGTACAAATCAAAGTTGCTGGCCGCCAACGTTTCACAACTATTCATTGTGGTGGCAACCGAACCGGGGTTTACCGATGATTTGATTTCGCGTGCACTGGTGGCAGCTGAGGCCGCTGGCGTCGCGGCCCACATTATTTTGAACAAAACCGACATTGCCGCCTCCTTGCCGAGGACGCGTGAGCGGCTGCAACCTTATGCCAAGCTAGGCTATCCGATACATGAAGTATCTGCGATGGGTGCGCCAGAGCAGACCTGTGCCACTTTAATGCCGCTGCTGGAAAACCAGTCGACGATCCTGATCGGGCAGTCGGGAATGGGAAAGTCTTCAATCATTAATCTGATTGTGCCTGATGCTGATATTGCCACACGGGAAATATCGGCCGCACTGGATACCGGCAAGCACACGACCACCTTCACGCGGTTATATGAAGTCAATCCAGCGAAGCACGACGAAACGTATATTATCGATTCGCCGGGATTTCAGGAGTTTGGCCTCTACCAACTCAGCGAAGGGATGCTGGAGCGGGCATTTCGGGAGTTCGAACCGTTCCTTGGAAAGTGTAAGTTTTATAACTGCCATCATCTGATAGAGCCGAATTGCGCAGTGCT
- a CDS encoding serine/threonine protein kinase — protein MNLLTPASFSTLTPDTVLDALDSIGLHGDGRLLALNSYENRVYQIGMDDGPPLVAKFYRPQRWSDAAILEEHAFVEELVEREIPVVPASASKDGNTLHQFHGFRFAVFPRHGGRSPELEDSATLEWLGRFLGRIHSVGQLKTFQHRPTLNITTFGIEPSTYLLSSGFVPEDLLAAYRSIVAQALEGVQRCFDRAGDVGTLRLHGDCHGSNVLWTDAGPHFVDFDDSRMGPAVQDLWMLLSGERHDMVRQLSDLLAGYEDFCDFDPRELHLIEALRTLRLIHYSAWIARRWDDPAFAVAFPWFNTQRYWQDRVLELREQIALMDEQPLWPA, from the coding sequence ATGAACCTACTCACACCCGCATCATTTTCTACTTTGACCCCGGACACCGTGCTCGACGCGCTCGACAGCATTGGCTTGCATGGGGACGGTCGACTGTTGGCACTTAATAGCTATGAAAACCGGGTATATCAGATCGGGATGGACGACGGCCCTCCGCTGGTAGCAAAATTTTATCGACCGCAGCGCTGGAGTGACGCCGCTATTCTGGAAGAGCATGCGTTTGTGGAAGAACTGGTAGAACGAGAAATTCCGGTGGTGCCAGCTTCTGCTAGCAAAGATGGCAATACTTTACATCAATTCCATGGCTTTAGATTCGCTGTCTTTCCACGTCACGGCGGTCGTTCGCCGGAGTTGGAGGACAGCGCGACGCTGGAATGGCTCGGGCGCTTTTTAGGGCGTATCCATTCTGTCGGTCAGCTAAAAACTTTCCAGCACCGACCTACGCTCAACATCACCACATTCGGGATCGAACCAAGCACTTATTTATTGAGTAGCGGCTTTGTGCCGGAAGATTTGCTGGCCGCGTATCGCAGCATCGTGGCGCAGGCACTGGAAGGCGTGCAACGTTGCTTTGATCGCGCCGGTGATGTTGGCACGCTGCGGTTGCATGGCGATTGCCATGGCAGTAACGTTCTGTGGACCGATGCAGGGCCGCACTTTGTCGATTTTGATGATAGCCGCATGGGTCCGGCTGTGCAGGACTTATGGATGCTATTGTCCGGTGAGCGGCACGATATGGTGCGGCAGTTATCCGATCTATTAGCCGGGTACGAGGATTTTTGCGATTTCGATCCGCGTGAACTACATTTGATCGAAGCATTGCGGACCTTGCGGCTGATTCACTATTCGGCATGGATTGCGAGACGTTGGGATGATCCTGCATTTGCGGTGGCATTCCCCTGGTTTAACACGCAGCGCTATTGGCAGGATCGGGTGCTGGAACTGCGCGAGCAGATTGCTTTGATGGATGAGCAACCGTTGTGGCCCGCGTAA
- a CDS encoding UPF0149 family protein — protein sequence MELDEPLSDKEFDELDDFLLSDRCGEESMTMDTLHGYLTALVIGPEQILLGEWLPHVWGPSLNDAPKFKSDKEFERTVGLIARYMNEIAVTLEVAPKEYEPLFCEFEHEGKPLLDGEAWTWGFWEGINLRPQAWEPIWTSNLSTVVRPIYLLGADELEEEEMLLREDPVKRHKLTVEVEAAILEIYRYWLPNRKSAVKTIQRETPKVGRNDLCGCGSGKKFKKCCGAGLAEE from the coding sequence ATGGAACTAGACGAACCGCTATCAGATAAAGAATTTGATGAATTAGACGACTTTTTGCTTTCCGACCGTTGCGGCGAAGAAAGCATGACGATGGACACGCTGCACGGGTATTTGACGGCGCTGGTGATTGGGCCCGAGCAAATTTTGCTGGGTGAATGGTTGCCGCATGTCTGGGGACCGTCGCTGAACGACGCGCCAAAGTTCAAATCCGACAAAGAATTCGAGCGCACCGTCGGTCTGATCGCGCGCTATATGAACGAGATCGCGGTAACACTTGAAGTGGCGCCAAAAGAATACGAACCGTTATTCTGCGAATTTGAGCATGAAGGTAAGCCGTTGCTCGATGGCGAAGCGTGGACGTGGGGGTTTTGGGAAGGTATCAACTTACGGCCCCAGGCATGGGAGCCGATCTGGACGTCAAATCTTTCTACGGTCGTACGGCCGATTTATTTGTTGGGTGCCGACGAGCTGGAAGAAGAGGAAATGCTGCTGCGCGAAGATCCGGTCAAGCGGCATAAATTAACCGTTGAGGTCGAAGCTGCAATTCTGGAAATTTATCGTTATTGGCTGCCAAACCGTAAATCTGCAGTCAAAACGATCCAGCGCGAAACGCCTAAAGTTGGACGCAACGACCTGTGCGGCTGTGGCAGTGGCAAAAAATTCAAGAAATGCTGCGGCGCTGGGCTGGCGGAAGAATAA
- a CDS encoding diguanylate cyclase has product MPVIGLNHYNLRAPHDLMIILRDFYCDVVGLDVGPRPAFSSVGFWLYAGGRPILHLSQAMAAVASGEVSEGLSEVLSEVATDDLLADAKNTRPTTFDHAAFTCVNQAEMIARLATRQIPHKIVVVPLTRQTQIFLKDPAGNGIELNFEEETS; this is encoded by the coding sequence ATGCCAGTTATCGGCCTAAATCATTACAACCTTCGCGCGCCCCACGACCTGATGATTATACTCAGGGATTTTTATTGCGACGTGGTGGGCCTGGACGTAGGGCCGCGTCCGGCTTTTAGTAGTGTGGGATTTTGGCTTTACGCTGGCGGTCGTCCGATTTTGCACTTGAGTCAGGCGATGGCTGCGGTCGCAAGCGGAGAAGTGAGTGAGGGCTTGAGTGAGGTACTCAGCGAAGTAGCCACCGACGACCTGTTGGCAGATGCAAAAAATACAAGACCCACCACGTTTGACCATGCTGCATTCACCTGCGTGAATCAGGCAGAGATGATTGCCCGACTGGCCACCCGTCAAATTCCGCACAAAATTGTGGTGGTACCGTTAACGCGACAAACCCAGATTTTCTTAAAAGATCCCGCAGGTAACGGTATTGAGCTTAATTTTGAAGAAGAGACTAGCTAA
- a CDS encoding M48 family metallopeptidase gives MSSFAFSVLFIVFLATSLSVRFWLGSRQIRHVIAHRSAVPAEFVEKIQLSAHQKAADYTVAKTKFSLFTLLVSAVLLICFTLLGGLQWISATVFGWTGSGMLYQMGLVVAFALISGAIDLPIAYYKQFVLEARYGFNKMTHKLFFADLLKSTLLGAAIGLPLIWVILLLMEKSGDIWWFYAWLVWSGFQLLMLILFPTVIAPLFNKFTPLTDDSLRSRIEGLMQRVGFASKGLFVMDGSKRSAHGNAYFSGFGASKRIVFFDTLLARLAPHEIEAVLAHELGHFKLKHIVKRIVVIFAVSLVFLALLGYLKQQLWFFTGLGVIPLLLTDLSNNNAMALILFMLALPIFTFMLSPLSSITSRKHEFEADAFAAKYTNADDLVAALVKLYEDNASTLTPDPLHSAFYDSHPPATVRINRLLATKLEPVTFNG, from the coding sequence ATGTCTTCATTTGCATTTTCAGTATTATTTATAGTTTTTTTAGCAACAAGCTTATCTGTGCGCTTTTGGCTCGGTTCGCGGCAGATTCGTCACGTCATTGCGCATCGTAGCGCAGTGCCAGCTGAATTCGTTGAAAAAATTCAACTTTCAGCGCATCAAAAGGCAGCGGACTATACCGTCGCCAAGACCAAATTCAGTCTTTTTACTTTATTGGTGAGTGCAGTCCTGTTGATCTGCTTCACGCTGTTAGGCGGTTTGCAATGGATATCGGCCACGGTGTTTGGCTGGACCGGCTCTGGCATGCTGTACCAAATGGGCTTAGTGGTCGCTTTCGCCCTGATTTCCGGCGCAATCGACCTGCCAATTGCTTACTATAAGCAATTTGTCCTCGAAGCGCGCTACGGTTTCAACAAAATGACGCACAAGTTGTTCTTTGCCGATTTGCTAAAAAGCACCCTGCTTGGCGCTGCGATTGGTCTACCGTTAATCTGGGTGATTCTGTTACTGATGGAAAAATCCGGCGACATCTGGTGGTTTTACGCGTGGCTGGTCTGGAGTGGCTTTCAATTATTGATGTTGATTCTGTTTCCCACGGTCATCGCACCGTTGTTCAATAAGTTTACGCCATTGACCGACGACAGCTTGCGCTCGCGGATCGAAGGCTTGATGCAGCGCGTCGGCTTTGCTTCCAAAGGACTGTTCGTCATGGATGGTTCCAAGCGCAGTGCGCACGGCAATGCTTATTTCTCTGGCTTTGGCGCCAGCAAGCGCATCGTTTTTTTCGATACGCTATTGGCGCGTCTGGCACCACATGAAATCGAAGCGGTGCTGGCGCATGAACTGGGACATTTCAAACTCAAACACATCGTTAAGCGAATCGTCGTGATTTTTGCAGTTTCCCTGGTCTTTCTGGCGTTGCTCGGGTATTTGAAACAGCAATTATGGTTTTTTACCGGGCTTGGCGTGATTCCACTGTTGCTCACCGATCTATCGAACAATAACGCCATGGCTTTGATTTTGTTCATGCTGGCGCTGCCCATTTTTACGTTCATGCTGTCACCCCTGTCGTCGATCACATCGCGCAAGCACGAATTTGAGGCCGATGCATTTGCCGCTAAATATACCAATGCGGACGATCTGGTCGCGGCGCTAGTGAAATTGTACGAAGACAACGCTTCGACGCTTACCCCCGATCCATTGCATTCCGCGTTTTACGATTCACATCCGCCAGCCACGGTCCGGATCAACCGATTACTTGCCACTAAATTAGAACCGGTGACATTTAATGGTTGA